One stretch of Pseudoalteromonas shioyasakiensis DNA includes these proteins:
- a CDS encoding DUF479 domain-containing protein: protein MNYLAHLYLAQPTADSHFGNLLGDFGGRRYSEQLSDAVKNGLENHYLVDRFTDSHPLVKEAKQYFSPARKRFASVAIDVAFDHFLIQHWQRFNNLPLADFKQHSYGLLNARQAMMPSRMQQVVTSITNNDWFKEYETLDGVSLALDNIARRIRFTNNFAGSAEDIARHYQQLDAVFLAFFPELIEHVKQAGVEKQL, encoded by the coding sequence TTGAACTACTTGGCTCACCTTTATTTAGCACAACCGACGGCTGATTCACACTTTGGTAATCTGCTGGGTGATTTTGGTGGACGTCGATATTCAGAGCAGTTATCCGATGCGGTTAAAAATGGCCTTGAAAATCATTATTTGGTTGATAGGTTTACCGACTCACATCCACTTGTAAAAGAGGCTAAGCAGTATTTTTCGCCAGCGCGTAAACGCTTTGCCAGTGTTGCAATTGATGTGGCGTTCGATCACTTTCTTATTCAGCATTGGCAGCGGTTTAATAACCTACCATTGGCTGATTTCAAACAGCACAGTTATGGCCTTTTAAATGCGCGCCAAGCCATGATGCCTTCACGCATGCAGCAAGTTGTTACCAGTATTACAAACAATGATTGGTTTAAAGAATATGAAACGCTCGATGGGGTTAGCCTTGCCCTTGATAACATCGCCAGACGTATTCGTTTTACCAACAACTTTGCAGGATCCGCTGAAGATATTGCCCGCCATTATCAACAGTTAGACGCTGTGTTTTTAGCGTTTTTCCCCGAGCTGATTGAGCATGTTAAGCAAGCAGGGGTGGAAAAGCAGCTTTAA
- a CDS encoding CPBP family intramembrane metalloprotease, with protein sequence MPDMYFGMIANLGVVLLLVLILKTLNKVTINLTWLLGTLLILFCYFLALFKGKELISLDLVFSDLKWNWSGKIVAITVWALVLASLAAFKSDFKIKEAGFTFSQNEGSIKPAMLVLSLFIALQVIVTLSLGDGPNYDFETLLYQALIPGLDEEPMFRGVLLFCFSLAVVSSRINFFGSQINIAGLLLVLLFGLVHGVMYIDGEWHLSAFRIVLTGSYGFILLWLRERTGSLVFPIVAHNMVNFVGQLV encoded by the coding sequence ATGCCAGATATGTATTTTGGAATGATCGCCAATCTAGGCGTTGTTCTATTACTCGTTTTAATTTTAAAAACACTCAATAAAGTTACAATAAACCTAACTTGGTTGCTTGGAACTCTTCTTATTCTATTTTGCTATTTCTTGGCCTTATTCAAAGGTAAAGAACTCATCTCACTGGATTTAGTCTTTTCAGATCTTAAATGGAATTGGTCAGGGAAAATAGTCGCTATTACTGTTTGGGCCTTAGTTTTAGCTTCATTAGCCGCTTTTAAAAGTGACTTTAAAATCAAGGAGGCAGGTTTTACTTTTAGTCAGAATGAAGGCTCTATAAAGCCAGCAATGCTTGTTTTAAGTTTGTTTATAGCATTGCAAGTTATTGTAACGCTTAGCCTAGGCGATGGACCAAATTACGACTTTGAAACATTACTCTATCAAGCTCTTATCCCAGGACTCGATGAAGAGCCAATGTTTAGAGGTGTTTTACTATTTTGTTTTTCATTGGCTGTTGTTTCATCGCGAATTAATTTCTTTGGCTCGCAAATAAACATTGCAGGCTTACTTTTAGTTTTATTATTTGGTCTAGTTCATGGTGTTATGTATATCGATGGTGAGTGGCATTTGTCTGCATTCAGAATCGTATTAACTGGGAGTTATGGATTTATTTTGCTGTGGTTAAGGGAGCGTACTGGCAGTCTTGTTTTTCCAATTGTAGCGCACAATATGGTGAACTTTGTTGGGCAGTTAGTTTAG
- a CDS encoding DUF4785 family protein has product MINKLTTLTAAIMLVSTAAQANDQTVYQFPQVQPALGAQLQTLEKDSVEYWQKVSGKELKRGVPVFVNQADNFIRIAPKARFDNGEVFKPHGLQLDKLSVRDDNFRQMPMQTMVAQEQMENAGFNDGSVGLKLGQVNGKAMLRTSQALNDNDTYLLHVIEKGSSNALHAKSQFRVKDHQQRVAMQLSMGKKRFKDSDVQLTLSSPDGEKLDVRYENGEAVFNYPLETLGAVNGYYELEASVNTKVNGQTVKRSIKMPFVHSMQTISMDKAKVTALGNNKYQAKVPVQVTDSGRFAIRATLTGKGDKGERIKLATVEVAKQIDSYGSFTMPFAVTKAAKAPFELVDIELTDQTRMLKFAGE; this is encoded by the coding sequence ATGATTAATAAGTTAACCACACTTACAGCTGCAATCATGCTTGTAAGCACAGCAGCACAAGCAAATGATCAAACGGTTTATCAGTTTCCTCAAGTTCAACCTGCGTTAGGCGCTCAGCTGCAAACACTTGAAAAAGACAGCGTTGAGTATTGGCAGAAGGTTTCGGGCAAGGAACTTAAGCGAGGTGTGCCAGTATTTGTAAACCAAGCTGATAACTTTATTCGTATCGCGCCAAAAGCACGTTTTGATAATGGTGAAGTATTTAAGCCTCATGGCTTACAGCTTGATAAGCTGTCGGTACGTGATGACAACTTTAGACAAATGCCAATGCAAACAATGGTTGCACAAGAGCAAATGGAAAATGCTGGGTTTAACGATGGTAGTGTTGGGTTAAAGCTTGGTCAGGTCAATGGCAAGGCAATGTTAAGAACAAGCCAAGCACTTAACGACAACGACACCTACTTGCTGCATGTGATTGAAAAGGGCTCGAGTAATGCTTTGCATGCTAAATCGCAGTTTAGAGTAAAAGATCATCAACAACGTGTCGCTATGCAGCTCAGTATGGGCAAAAAACGCTTTAAAGATAGCGATGTGCAGTTAACACTTTCAAGTCCAGATGGCGAAAAGCTTGATGTGCGTTACGAAAATGGTGAAGCCGTATTTAATTACCCACTTGAAACCTTAGGTGCAGTAAATGGTTACTATGAGCTTGAGGCTAGTGTAAATACTAAAGTGAATGGTCAAACTGTTAAACGATCTATAAAAATGCCATTTGTACACAGCATGCAAACCATCAGTATGGATAAAGCTAAAGTGACAGCGCTAGGCAACAATAAATATCAAGCCAAGGTGCCAGTGCAAGTGACCGACTCAGGCCGCTTTGCTATTCGTGCAACCTTAACTGGTAAAGGTGATAAAGGTGAACGCATTAAACTAGCAACGGTTGAAGTTGCAAAACAGATTGATAGTTATGGCAGTTTCACGATGCCTTTCGCGGTCACTAAAGCAGCCAAAGCCCCGTTCGAGCTGGTGGATATTGAGCTTACCGACCAAACGCGAATGTTAAAGTTTGCAGGGGAATAG